The Silene latifolia isolate original U9 population chromosome Y, ASM4854445v1, whole genome shotgun sequence sequence actcttgaagcggagtagctttaagtttgagtgcaaccggagtaggttggcgagttattttcattgtaaggggtttagtaagtttgagtaaatttctaaacaaataataaaataacggttggacgtaggcctcggagtagaggctgaaccaatttttaaatgtcgtttgttcatttacttttacgttctttcaATTTGCTATTTCTCGCTTATATCTAGTCATATTCTGTGTCATAGTCAGctattgtcaatgaccttaagaaTTTAGGTAGAAGTTTTCAGTCCGAGGATTTAGTTTGTAAAATTcttcgtagcctaactgaaaagtgacaaccgaaggttacggctattgaggaagctaaagacctttCATTGCTGACCCttaatgaacttatgggctcacttatggctcatgagttaactctcatgaagcgttctagtgaaagctctaaagggaaaggactcgctcttaatgctctctcaagtgatgaggagaatGAAGACTATGAGTtcgcaatgttcactaaaaacattgttagcatgataaatggtcgaaactctcaaaggtatagcaacaatTCTAGCAAACGTcgttttcctaagagaagatcaaactccactgttggttgctttaaatgtggtgacaagggtcatcaaatcaaagaatgcccaaagtggaacgatatcaaatctaaggaaaaacgtgaTTTTGCTAAGcgtgattacaaaaacaaggtaatgactgctatttggggcatgtctgattctgaagaggacgatgtccttaaggatgaattagacgccaaattgtgcatctcgtctagttcctcaaaaggtgattccaaatcctcaaacacaGAAGACatcaaatgtcttatggctcactccgcaaATTCCTACTCAgattcagaccatgaggtaattaagctaAAGAAAAAAGTTCGATCCTTCTCTAAAGACAATTTGTCTCCTAGAACAATTCattgataaatgtcgtgtccaaaccAATAAATTGGAAGCTATGCAAAttgaaattgaggacatagcggAAGAAAATGTTAACTTAAAAGAATGTCttaatgagaatgatcaacctagttccatgttgagtcttgaaaaagaaataaaaaaacttCGAAAACAAAATTTGTTTCTAGCCAATAAGGTTGATGAAACGAATGCCACAGATTCCTGCACTGTTGCATCTGGTTCTAACAAAGGAAATGTGTCGTCACTAACtgaagaacgtgaccaacttttgactGACTTAGTAGCTCGTGAAAATGAAAAagatgatcttgttaagattgctgaaatgttGAACGATGAGTCAAGTCATATCAAAAGTGCtttagatcgagtgcaaaaaACAAACGGTGACCTTCTTGCCCAAATTGAGATTTTGAAAAAGGCTGAACAGACTCATGCAACAGATGCTGCTACTGTGGCATCTGAAtcaagaaaagaaatagatactctcaCGAAATTAGTGACTTCTTTAACTAAAGAACGTGACTCTCTTCTAAATGACCTCACCATGTGTAAAAGAGATAACAAGCAATTTGAACAAATTGGATTATTGCTTAGTGATGAAGTAAGGCATGCAAAACAAGCTTTTGACAAAGTTGGTCaactaaatcttaatcatcttgctaaaatcgaaacattgacaaaagagctagatgaggctaagatgttctatctaaaatgggaaggaagtcataatgttttggagtttcttttaaaacaatcacaagaatatgaaacatttgcaaagaaagctggacttggtttcaaatgcaataGTAGCACGCACCACTCAGGGCACAAGCCTGATTTCCGAAGAAGAAAGTAGGACGGTCTTCCTGAATATattatttgcaattactgtgaTAAAACAGGttatgagtttaatggttgtgagaAAAGGgtccgtgacttagaaagaaacactaaaatTGCTAAACAAGTTTGGATCAAGAAAGAGGAAGTCAAGAAAGTTGTTGTCAAGAAGgaacccaaacttgtttgggttcctaaactaaatgtttgatttcttataagcattagtgagaggcagcagcaattggtacttagacagtggatgctctcgtcacatgacgggagatgaaagtCAATTCCTCTCACTAGAAGCCTACGAGGTGACTAACAAAAAGGGTGAGATCATTagtattggaaaggttggtaagtcaaagtcattatacgtggacaaagtgttgcttgtcaaaggtttgaaacacaatctcttcaGCATTTCACAAttatgtgatcgaggtaatattgttgaatttcttgctagtgaatgtagaatcatcaatggaaaaactagagaTCTCATACTTGAAGataaacgtgtcaaagatgtctacatgactaacCTATACTCATTATCGGGTCAATcattatcatgcatgagtgttcaaaagaatgacccttggctttggcacaaacgacttggtcatgtaaatgctaaaacacttaacaccctcaagagacttgatctagttgaaagcattcctaacattaaatttgaatttaaatcactttgtgatgattgtgttaaaggaaaacaagtgaagtgctcctttaaatccaaaaaggtagttagcacttccttacctcttgaactcatccATATTGATTTATGCGGTCCCATGCGTATTGTGAGTAGAGGTGAAAGTCGttatatttgtgtcattgtagatgatttcacaagatttgtttggcttcttttcttaagttctaaggaccaaacatttgatgagttcttaatttgggtaaaaaaggttcaaaacaaatttggttataaacttatCTCATTGAGatccgatcatggaaccgaatttgagaacTTGTCATTTGAATCCTATTGTAATGAGAATGGTGTTAGCCACaacttttcggccgcaagaacaccacaacaaaatggggttgtggaacgaatgaatcgaactcttgaaaatatggctaggaccatgctcattaactctaaagttcctaagaatttttggaccgaagccgtaaacacatcttgcTATATgtacaaccgtgtcatgattagcaaaatcattgagaaaacaccctatgaactactacgaggaagaaaacctaacatctcacacttaaaatgctttggtagtaaatgctttgtgcacaataatggaaatGACAACATTGGCAAATTCGATGCTCGTAGTGAtagaaggagtttttgttggttattccgatcatagtaaagcatataaaatttataacaaaaggactatgaaaatggaaaaaagtattcatgtaatatttgacgaatctagtctttttgtgtcaaacacataggttgatgatgaggatgatgaatatgatgatgattttgaaaTTGGAATGACACGACATGATATGGATCAAGTAGTGGAAGAGTGGAAGAGGCTGAACAACAGTTGGAGCCACCGTTGCCTGAGGAGGAtgtccaaaattcagggggaactaatcgtcctccaACACAAGAAGATGCTAGCTCATCTAGGGGAAATAAGGATGGTGAAGAACATCCCAATCAAATcataaacgaaccacaatcaccCCTTTCAAACAATCCTCATGCAATAGTCCCCTCCAGTGTTACAGACGAACAAACCGACTCCTCTAACTCACTTATTCCcaaaaaatggaaacaccaaagctcacatcctttaTCAAACCTAACCAGTGACCTAACATGTGACCTAACATCTGGAATAAAAACTAGATCATCGCTCCAAAATTTATGTGCATACAATGCTTTcctctctcaaattgaacctGACCACTGATGAATGGTGGGTGACAGTcatgcaagaggaattggagcaattcgaaagaaacaaggtatgacatcttgtccctaggccctcccaacgtactgtaattggtacacgttgggtctttcgcaacaaggtagatgatgttggagaaatcgtaaggaataaagctagactagtggtgcaaggttttaaccaacaagaaggaatcgattatgacgaaacctttgcaccgatagctaggcttgaagccatacgaatgcttgtagcttttgcaTCTTATCAAGGTATaaaacttttccaaatggatgtcaaaaccgcatttttaaatgtataccttgatgaagaagtgtttgttgaacaacctccgggctttgtaaacaacgagtttcctaaccacgtttttaaacttgataaagcactttatggtttaaaacaggctcctagggcctggtatgataggctttcaaagtttctattggaaaatggtttcttACGTGGTTCCGTTGATAAAACGTTGTTTATGAAGTCACAAGGAGacgaactgttgcttgtgcaagtatatgtcgatgacattatttttggagcaactaacaatgttctttataagtacttttccgatttaatgacttccgaatttgaaatgagtatgatgggagaacttggattcttccttggtcttcaaattaaacaaagtgaaaacggaacaatgattcatcaacaaaagtacttaaaagaaatgctaagtaagtttgggttgactaattctaatcctatgcctacaccaatggtgccTAAAATCAAGCTTGATAAGgacaaaaatggtaagagcattagtgaaaaggtatatcgaggtatgatcagTTCCTTACCctatttaaccgctagtcgacccgacatacaatttagtgtgtgtgttTGTACCcgtttccaatcaaatcctaaggaatcacatttcaaagccgtcaaacagatttttaggtatttgattggaacacaagggctatatctttggtacccaactcactacgaacttgatcttgtaggattttcggATGCGAATTATGCAGGTGAcacattggataggaaaagcacttcgggcACTGCTACATTCCTAGGACCATGTCTCATTTCATGGGCAtctaagaagcaaaacaccgttgcattatgcacggccgaaagtgagtatgtaagtgccgctctttgttgtgcacaaattctttgggtacgtcaacaattgcatgattatggtaTTATTTTCGAGACCACTcccatattttgtgataataGTAGTGCAATTAACATATCAAAGAATCTCATACAACATTCACgcactaaacacatcgacataagaCATCATTTCTTGCGTGATCAAGTCGAGAAAGGTAATATATGCCTAAActtttgtagaacggaaaatcaaattgcggacattttcacaaaaccgttggaaagagaacaattcgtaagacttcggtcggaaattggtttattaggtGACATGTAGCTAAATTGGATTAATTCTCTCAATGATTGATTAGAGGTTGGattaacatgtaaataaattTGGCTTAATACATTGTTTAATGCATGCAAATTAGCCGAACAAAATAAATCAATAACCTCTTGTTGCATTTGAGATAATTGTTGCATTGAGCCAATAAAACCACTTTATGTTACATCACTTAAAAGTGTAAACCTAGCCTTAAATCTACAACACTCAACCGTCCTCTATCATTACACTCTCCTAGTTAACCACACCAACCCCACATTTACTTCCCATATTCCCACAATAACCTCCTATTACCCACTAAACAAACTTCCCATCAACCCTTTTTCGAACTCCCAAAACCGTCAATACCCCTTCCCTTTGCAATAATTCAAATGTCTACAAAACCAAAATACTCCAAGGAAGTTCTCCAACTTACAAACACCTTCAATCTAAAATATATTGCAAAAAAGAAAATGTCTCCCAAATCCGCTGCCAAAACCGATGAAACCATCCCTGCTACTGCCAAGTCCACCGTTGCACGAAATAAAACAACCGCCAAAAGAGGTGATGGTCGGGGCAGAGGAGGTCGTGGTAGGAGACCTCCAATCTCGCTATAGTTGGACGCTGAGGTTAACTTTGATACTGATGAGGAGGAACCCGCTACCATGGAATCTGAGAAAGTTGAAACAATTGAAAAGGAGGATGAAATTGTGAAAtcgaaagaaaaaggaaaggagaaaaaGAGTCATTCAAGTGAAAAGGAAGAGGGGGAACTTGAAGAGGGGAAATCGAAAGAAAATAAGGAGGAATCTATGGAAAATGAAGAAGAATTAAAagaaaactagttttaaacccgtgcaaaattgcacgggtatgtatttggaccggtattaatgtttttggatgtatttttttttttttttttttttgcatttctaatgtacttatctagttggtctaaatcagcgatctacataattaatgtttaaacttgctacaaatacttgttcacgtgcaatggtttaagaggaaataacaaaggatatatttttttttaaaatatatcgtactatctagtttttaaaaattatgcatgtaatttattcgcattatatgtaattcaatcccgtaattaaatgtaattctttctcgtaattatgtaattttattattatttaatttttttttttttaaattatgtaattcatttatttgtaattagtttcatttattccgatttgtaattcattccgcttatatgccattaatttcatttattcggaatgtataaaatgaTTTCATAGTATTTCTTCTAAGACagaatttgtcgcatgtttgtatagccgAAATTctaaagaaataaatacattgcacactaacgggtcccaccataacatgtatttccaaaaaaaaaagctAAATTAGTGATGTGACACGccctggattgagtattgtcttctgaattaataaagataagatgaGGGAAAATCAAATGAAAAGGAGAAAGAATTGATAGAAGAAGAGGAAATATCAAAAGAAGATGGTGAGAAAGGTGATGAACTTGAAGTTATTAATGAAAAGGAGAAAATTGATGACATTGTGGAAGAAGAAATCGGTCATGATGCTAAAAAATTGATGAACTCCCAAATATTGATGCAACAAAGAAGGTGCATGTTGAAGAAATAATCGATGTTGAATATCAAGGGAATGCCGAGCAAgtgtttgatgatgggcttgacccattgttctcaaaaccggcctctagaacccggtccaaaagaaaaatggtggAAATATTTGGTGGTGATGATGATTTAACACCTGAATCATCTCCTCCCAAACCCAAAACCGGCGGCAAAAGAAAGAAAGGATCCGGGTCAAAACCTCGGGCTACAAAGAAGCCTCGATATCCACGAACCATAACCGATCTAGAGGAAAGTGTGGCAAATGAAGATGATCTTGTTGATGCCAAAGTTCCACTCAACACATGCACTGCACGGACCTGGTTGTTGCACCCTTTGGAGAATCATTCAAGAATGATGTCCTTAATCATCTTACCTCGTTTGATCTTCCGGAGGAGGTACTAAAACTATGTCACGGTATGCTGGTCTGTTGCTTTCAGAGTGGAAGGAGATACAAAAAATCGTGGTATGATACTTCTCTTGCCTTCAAATATTTCAAAGAAGCCATGTATGCACAAGATTGGGTGAATCTCTTGGACAAGTATAGTTCTATGTATTTGTCCGAGATCAAGTATAGTCCTATGTATTTGTCCGAGATTGATGAGGTCACATCTACCCAAGTCTTAACATCAATGTATTCAAGGGCTTACCTCTTACCCCAAACGTGACTGGGGTGAAATTGATGAGGTCACATCTACCCAAGTCAATGACGACAACGGCCCAACCAACATCAATGCTCTCGAGTTATCCGCACCCGTTAGATTTATCTTTAACCTTGTCTTCCGCAACCTTGTACCTAGCAACAACAGTCGGGGGAGATGCTCTCTTCTTGACATGCTCCTTATTCACCATATCATCAAACACAAACCAATTAACCTTCCCCGTCTTATGTTTCACCGCATTCATGAGATGTCCACTGATTTTCAAAACGACAATTTCGACAAAAATGTCGTGGTGCCTTATGATATGTGGCTCTCCATTATCTTTATGAAAGAGGGGTTGGTAATAAAGGGAAGTCCCGCAATTGAGAAGTTGAGTGATGAAATGACTCCGGGTCTTCTCTCTCGGATGAATATGGAAATAAGGAATGGGAAATTGATGCGGAAAAATCAACTTGGAGGTGGTGCTACGGGTCTACTGTTGAACAGGGGGTGGTTCTTACAAAATTGGATCAACTTGTTGGGCTCGTTAATCATTTGATCAAGGAAAATGCCAAGCTACGAGATAAGGTGGCTGATCTTCGTACCATGAACGAGGATCTATTTGAACGTCTTGATGATAAGAAGCCAAAATCCACGGCTTAAACTCATGCCTACCTAACCCTTTTATTCATTATCCTACTTTGGCTCTTTGACTTTAAAACTCTTATGCCTTTTGGATGTTTTTTTTTATCTTGCTTGACCAATATTTGCGTGTGTTTTGAACTATTTAGCTATCCTTGAACATGTTGATGCTCCctccttgatgatgtcaagagggggaaatgGTTTAAGTATGCCTATGTGTGATCTCTTAACTCTTAGGCTAACTTTCACCGTGTTTATGTCTTAGCTACCATGATTAGATGTTCTACTTTAGCCAAGCATGTTGCACCCTTCgaataccttgatcatgtttataaattatatatatgttgaaatgaccaaagaccgactaaccatgggctaaggggaatatcacacatgtttggacttgtcatcatcaaaggaggaatttgttagaacacatttggttgatgatgtcaagtccctttgttatttgattgtttgcttttaGTTGAAATTGCTTAGTAATTGaaacaatcaaatggactttcaagatgatcaagatgaagcaATCAAGAAGTCAAGACAAAGATATTATCCTAGCCTTAGTCGAAaattgtaagagtaagtgtaacactcTCACTTATGTCAAGTAGCCgaaaaaccatgcaacagtgtaGTGCACTATGGTTTGCACTatggtttctgatactaccgtatggaggatCTTTTTACACGAAATATTTAAGTGTcaaaatctttacaaatttcatattctcaaagaTTTTACATTTGAATTATCCCAGTTTGAAAACAAATAAATCAATTTGCAAATCTCACATGTTGACTCTTCTAAAGTTGTGCATCTACTTTTACATAAATGGAAAGTTGATTTAGTCAAGTActaaagcactcttccatttgtgGTAAGTTATCACTTGTCAAATGTGTTGAAGTTTTAAAACTGAAATAAGAAGCAAAGCAACCTGGTTGTTGCACTCACAAGCAACACATAACACTTACAATCAAATAAGGCTAGTTATTTTATTGTGTGATTAATTAATCTTAAAGTATTCACCTTAAGACCACTatttccactataaatagcaAGTCTTAGCatcatttatttcttaagacttttcaaagcatttattgtaaaaatcTTGCagatcatttgtgcatttaaagctttattcttcaagtatttgcaaaacgtttttcagattttaaagtcttcatttgttttcgaaAAGCTGTAAACCTCCGAGTATCAGTTCGCTATACtatgacataatgagtttgttccatgattctgaTGTtaagtcttaattgtaatctccatgttcatcaagtgaactcttgagattcaaagaTTCTGTACACCTTGTGATAGaatccataaactcttgaagcggaatagctttaagtttgagtgcaaccggagtaggttggcgagttattttcattgtaagggtttagtaagtttgagtaaatttctaaacaagcaataaaataacggttggacgtaggcctcggagtagaggctggaccaatttttaaatgtcgtttgtttgttcatttacttttacgttctttcactttgctatttctcgcttaTATCTAGTAAGTTCTGTGTCAAAGTCAGTTATATACTCTGACATAAAACGGTTGTACCATCTTGTGAACTTATATTCTATTAAGTTTTTCAAGGTTTATACTTCAAGGTTCTTTACTTAAGTTATCAAGTAACTAAGTTAACaacaaaattttaaaaaaggtacacctaattcaccccctccccctcttaggtgtttatcgttcctaACTTTTCAAATATGTAAAGAATCAATTCAACATGCCAAAAAAAGGAACTAAAGAATCTattaaataggagggagtatttcttTTGAAAGATTGAATTACAGCTTCTCTAGAGGATATTTTTTAGTGCGGTCACCGAAAAGCTACATGATGATAATCCACTGCCAAGAAAAGAGAAGTAAACATGGGCGTTGTTATATCTGTTAAGACGCACTGCATTCTCATTTAGTATACCCCATAAACCCATAGTGTGTCTAAACTCTAGCAACTATGAATTTAAGTGTGATCTTGAAATTTATTTTCAGGCATTGGCAGGATCCATTATTCATGAGAACTAATTAGTATTTATATATGCGGTAGAAATGAGCATTAGAGAAAATGAGCCTTTCTAattagtattttattaagtttgctcGCGAAGAGGCTTTTTTAGAGGACACTTAGCAAGAGCTCTATTTAATTCACTGGTTTGCACTAAGCACAAACTAATTTGTCTTCAAAACGGAGATATCTAGAGTAGGCAGGTTCTCTATGAGATGGATTGCAACTAATTTCAACCAATATATAACAGCAGGATAGCACAAGTAAATACAAATTCTTAGTAGATATTTTTCTCAGTAATAGCATTATATAAGTAAACACAAGTTGGAATATTTACCATCCTGAGGAGTTGGGAAATTAAAACTCGGAAGACCTTGTTGATTTAAGAGACTACTGGCAGGGTGCGCTCTTTGCATAAAGTCATCCACTGGTACTGGAAGCTGGAACTGTGCATCAACTCCATGATCAGCAGCTCTCATCTCTGAAGAGTTGAGTCTAGTCATAGATTTGGGCATGAGCTTGAACGTAAGAGAGCATCGCCCATACAAGTTACTGTGAGGATTGGTTATTTCAATTCGATGAAGGGCGGGGTTAATGCGGCCCGCAGTCGCCTGGTACAATGCGAGTCCGGGATACATAACTGCTTCTTGGGGGCCAAGATCTGCATCCACCAGAACCCAGTGACCTTGGAAGTCTCTTATATGCAATCCTGGCTTATCCGACTTAACAATCGATATTAAGCTTTTATCTGAAGGGTGTTGTTGGTGAGAAAAGATATCCTCTTGGGGTGTCAAGTTATGATGTTGAGCTCCATGACAGCAAACTGATAGAACTGAAGAGGAAATTTCAGTAGGTCTTAAGGGTACATTATCAAGAATCTCGGTGAAAGGCGAGCTACATAAGCTCCAGTTGAAGCTAATTGCATCTAAAATATCTCTGGATGCTTTTCCTAACAATGGAAAAATATCAACAAGGCCAGCAGGAGACAAGTGAATTCCAGTACCCGGGTCTGTTGGGGTTAACCCCGGACGATAATCATAAGTTTCTTGGCATAATTGAGGATCTGAATGATACCCAGAAGTTCTACACCACTCTTGAGAGTCATCATTGGTATGAATGAGATGTTGATCGGGATATGAGGGCCTGTGGTGAAAATAAAGACACGCGGATTGGAGAGCAGATCGCAAAAGAGCTCCGTCCCCATCAGGAAATTGAAGAATGGCAGCGGAGTATTGAGATAGGGAGTGGCAGAGAGTGGATACAGATAGTTTGTAAGAATCAGAAGGAAGACCTTCTTTAACAACAAGATCAACAAGCTTTACACGGGCCAAGGTTGGCAAGCCGCCATCGGCTGCCATGGAGTAGATAGTAGCTACGAATCAACAAAATGAAAGAAATATGATCAAAGAcaggcagcagcagcagcagtcatTGAGAACTCGAAAGAAGGCAGCGGCAGCAAATCCTAGAttaaatgatgattaataatAATACAACCCTAACATATTGAGCAATCATTTCAATTATTCTAATTATGGAAAGTAACTACTTGAACTAACATACCACTCAGATGGCGCCATATTTCCAACGTTGAGCTGAATTAGTGGGAGACTGGGAGTAATAAAAACTTTGATACAGCCGCACTAAATAATACTCCGTACACCAGAGGGAGAACCCAAGCATACAAGGTTACAAGCTACCACCGCCTGATATAATCCCCCCAAATTCTCATATGAGACGGACTGTATAATCCCTAGAAATAtaattcactttttttttttttgttacaaacATACATATTCTAACATATAAACAAACTAGTGTTTAAGCCCGGGCGTTGCCCGAGTTATATCTTAACAATGGCTTTTTTGAGTAttattaagggggtgtttggttcgcgcgtgggtatgggtttggaatcaggaatcatacctgggtggtatGGGTTTAgaacttgattcctcataccatgtgtttgtttcaatttcGGGTGGAATGGGATCGAACTTCatcaaagttaaaaaaaaatctaaaatacaacattgataataattatttttgatactaaaaaatcatgaaaatgaagagttaatcaaataaatgtaaaaaaaaatttatttaaaatgttTCATTTAagtttttttcat is a genomic window containing:
- the LOC141626422 gene encoding uncharacterized protein LOC141626422 isoform X1, producing MAADGGLPTLARVKLVDLVVKEGLPSDSYKLSVSTLCHSLSQYSAAILQFPDGDGALLRSALQSACLYFHHRPSYPDQHLIHTNDDSQEWCRTSGYHSDPQLCQETYDYRPGLTPTDPGTGIHLSPAGLVDIFPLLGKASRDILDAISFNWSLCSSPFTEILDNVPLRPTEISSSVLSVCCHGAQHHNLTPQEDIFSHQQHPSDKSLISIVKSDKPGLHIRDFQGHWVLVDADLGPQEAVMYPGLALYQATAGRINPALHRIEITNPHSNLYGRCSLTFKLMPKSMTRLNSSEMRAADHGVDAQFQLPVPVDDFMQRAHPASSLLNQQGLPSFNFPTPQDGSMKPSFRKRKNNSKCKPLPPSKRLRLEAQRVLKERVQDIADKKGIKLRFCSLKECENHIHLLDSPCANIRMEIGWPPGVPFVHPHDLPNKAKIGFLEAYEPGWTITHDMELSLIDAGQSAQHSGH
- the LOC141626422 gene encoding uncharacterized protein LOC141626422 isoform X2; protein product: MAADGGLPTLARVKLVDLVVKEGLPSDSYKLSVSTLCHSLSQYSAAILQFPDGDGALLRSALQSACLYFHHRPSYPDQHLIHTNDDSQEWCRTSGYHSDPQLCQETYDYRPGLTPTDPGTGIHLSPAGLVDIFPLLGKASRDILDAISFNWSLCSSPFTEILDNVPLRPTEISSSVLSVCCHGAQHHNLTPQEDIFSHQQHPSDKSLISIVKSDKPGLHIRDFQGHWVLVDADLGPQEAVMYPGLALYQATAGRINPALHRIEITNPHSNLYGRCSLTFKLMPKSMTRLNSSEMRAADHGVDAQFQLPVPVDDFMQRAHPASSLLNQQGLPSFNFPTPQDDSMVAGSSSSVSKLTSASNYSEIGGLLPRPPLPRPSPLLAVVLFRATVDLAVAGMVSSVLAADLGDIFFFAIYFRLKVFVSWRTSLEYFGFVDI